One Oryza sativa Japonica Group chromosome 8, ASM3414082v1 DNA window includes the following coding sequences:
- the LOC4344486 gene encoding uncharacterized acetyltransferase At3g50280, with translation MGSNDHRNVALAVDRVRVLSRRLVRPSSSSSSSSSGHAPPCDIHLTPWDLRFLSIDYIQKGVLLPKPPLSGDRLADALASSFARALALFYPFAGRLVAEERADDGTVTVALRCTGEGAEFVHAAAPGVAVSDVVSSLYTPPEVWSFYSYNLVLGADAATESRPVLSTQVTELADGVFVGMSLNHSVGDGTTFWKFMNAWSEINRRAGGAMSDDLMIREISTPAPVFRRWFVETSPVPIPMPVGKLQHIVRRLERPEVQECFFTFSATSARKLKAKANDEMSGAATSTISSLQAVLAHLWRGVCRARRLPPEQVTFYTVMVGCRGRVNGIPAGYVGNALMFGKAEATAGEIEEKGLGWTAWQLNRAVASFDEAGMRESLERWVREPEFTYMSKLQSGDAGGVALITGSSPRFDVFGNDFGWGRPVAVRSGAGNKIDGKATVFEGPDGAGSMSLEVCIAPDALRRLVADEEFMDAVTLPSS, from the coding sequence ATGGGAAGCAATGACCACCGGAACGTAGCTCTCGCCGTTGACCGTGTCCGGGTCCTGTCCCGACGCCTCgtccggccgtcgtcgtcgtcgtcgtcgtcgtcgtccggtcACGCGCCGCCGTGCGACATCCACCTCACGCCGTGGGACCTCCGCTTCCTCAGCATCGACTACATCCAGAAGGGCGTCCTCCTGCCcaagccgccgctctccggcgaCCGCCTCGCCGACGCCCTCGCGTCCTCCttcgcgcgcgccctcgcgcTGTTCTACCCGTTCGCCGGCCGTCTCGTCGCCGAGGAGCGCGCCGACGACGGGACCGTCACCGTCGCGCTGCGGTGCACCGGCGAGGGCGCCGAGTTCGTccacgcggcggcgcccggcgtgGCCGTGTCCGACGTCGTCTCGTCGCTTTACACGCCGCCGGAGGTATGGTCGTTCTACTCGTACAACCTGGTgctcggcgccgacgccgccaccgagtCGCGGCCCGTGCTGTCGACGCAGGTcaccgagctcgccgacggcgtGTTCGTCGGCATGTCGCTGAACCACTCCGTCGGCGACGGCACCACCTTCTGGAAGTTCATGAACGCATGGTCGGAGATCAACCGCCGCGCTGGCGGCGCCATGAGCGACGACCTGATGATCAGAGAGATCtccacgccggcgccggtgtTCCGGCGGTGGTTCGTCGAGACCAGCCCGGTGCCGATCCCCATGCCGGTCGGCAAGCTGCAGCACATCGTCCGACGGCTCGAGCGGCCGGAAGTGCAGGAATGCTTCTTCACCTTCTCGGCAACGAGCGCCCGGAAGCTCAAGGCGAAGGCGAACGACGAGATGTCCGGCGCGGCCACGTCAACCATCTCGTCGCTCCAGGCCGTGCTCGCCCACCTGTGGCGAGGTGTGTGCCGCGCCCGGCGACTCCCGCCGGAGCAGGTGACGTTCTACACGGTGATGGTGGGATGCCGGGGGCGCGTGAACGGCATCCCGGCGGGGTACGTCGGGAACGCGCTGATGTTCGGgaaggcggaggcgacggccggCGAGATCGAGGAGAAGGGGCTCGGGTGGACGGCATGGCAGCTGAACCGCGCCGTGGCGTCGTTCGACGAGGCCGGCATGAGGGAGTCGCTGGAGCGGTGGGTGCGGGAGCCGGAGTTCACGTACATGTCGAAGCTGCAATCCGGCGAtgccggcggcgtggcgctgATCACGGGGAGCTCGCCGCGGTTCGACGTGTTCGGCAACGACTTCGGGTGGGGAAGGCCGGTGGCGGTGAGGAGCGGCGCCGGGAACAAGATCGACGGGAAGGCGACGGTGTTCGAGGGCCCGGACGGCGCCGGGAGCATGTCGCTCGAGGTTTGCATCGCGCCGGACGCGCTCCGGAGgctcgtcgccgacgaggagtTCATGGACGCCGTCACCCTCCCCTCATCGTGA